A genome region from Thermococcus gorgonarius includes the following:
- a CDS encoding ATPase domain-containing protein, whose product MFSATWLYNGAKKFGEKGVYISFAETREDFFEEMKQLGMDFGELEQKSLFKFIDLVTVSSDAIAKEIELIMSELLTFQPQRVVIDSISVFGQLMGQAKLRAFLHTTLGRFMKATGATVLLIAEKPMGEEKVGCGMEEFVVDGVIVLKSKSRGESLIRRMEVRKMRRRGIKKPQFEYTISSHGIEFLDIPELRRAEIEPTWEKISTGIKKLDELVGGGLYRGSSVLLVGMTGTGKTTFALHFAVNNALEGRKALYLAFEEPMDQLLRAAKNYGLPIEKVLNDKSLTILNIIPEAYTPVQTFIRIKRIVEEHKPEVLVVDSLTALKQHMNEKELTKMLRYLTLLTKEYRTTIYFTLNDETDFRVVPMTGASTLSDVIIGLRYEVVNDRIERRLAIIKARGSNHSRKIYRYEITDEGVVIYE is encoded by the coding sequence ATCTTCTCCGCTACGTGGCTCTACAACGGTGCCAAAAAATTTGGTGAGAAGGGCGTTTACATATCGTTCGCCGAGACCAGGGAGGACTTCTTCGAGGAGATGAAGCAGCTTGGAATGGACTTCGGGGAACTCGAACAGAAGAGCCTCTTCAAGTTCATAGACCTGGTCACGGTCTCTTCTGATGCCATAGCGAAGGAGATAGAGCTCATAATGAGCGAGTTACTGACTTTCCAGCCCCAGAGGGTGGTCATAGACTCCATAAGCGTCTTCGGCCAGCTCATGGGACAGGCAAAGCTCAGAGCGTTCCTCCATACAACACTGGGAAGGTTCATGAAGGCCACCGGTGCCACGGTTCTTCTCATAGCCGAGAAGCCCATGGGCGAGGAAAAGGTCGGTTGCGGTATGGAGGAGTTCGTGGTCGATGGGGTTATAGTCCTCAAGTCGAAGAGCCGTGGGGAGTCCCTTATCCGGCGGATGGAAGTCAGGAAGATGAGGCGCAGGGGCATCAAGAAGCCCCAGTTCGAGTACACCATAAGCTCACATGGTATAGAGTTCCTGGACATCCCCGAGCTCAGGAGGGCTGAGATCGAGCCGACGTGGGAGAAGATAAGCACGGGAATAAAGAAACTCGACGAGCTTGTGGGTGGAGGCCTCTACAGGGGCTCCAGCGTTTTGCTCGTTGGCATGACGGGAACTGGGAAGACCACCTTCGCCCTCCACTTCGCCGTGAACAACGCGCTGGAGGGAAGGAAGGCACTCTACCTGGCCTTCGAAGAGCCGATGGATCAGCTCCTCAGGGCGGCCAAGAACTACGGCCTCCCAATAGAGAAAGTTCTCAACGACAAAAGCCTTACCATTCTCAACATAATCCCCGAAGCCTATACCCCGGTCCAGACCTTCATCAGGATAAAGAGGATTGTAGAGGAGCATAAGCCGGAAGTCCTCGTCGTGGACAGCCTCACCGCGTTGAAGCAGCACATGAACGAGAAAGAGCTTACCAAGATGCTCCGCTACCTTACCCTGCTCACCAAGGAGTACAGGACCACAATCTACTTCACCCTGAACGATGAGACCGACTTTAGGGTCGTCCCGATGACCGGAGCCAGCACCCTCAGCGACGTCATAATCGGCCTCCGCTATGAAGTGGTCAATGACAGGATAGAGCGCCGGCTGGCCATTATAAAGGCCAGGGGCTCGAACCATTCGAGGAAGATTTACCGCTACGAGATAACCGATGAGGGGGTGGTTATTTATGAGTAA